A stretch of DNA from Triticum dicoccoides isolate Atlit2015 ecotype Zavitan chromosome 2A, WEW_v2.0, whole genome shotgun sequence:
TTCTTCGGTCTTCCTTTTTTTCTTCATTAtgcttttgttttctttgttttctcATTGGTCTTTttggttttcctttctttctttgttatactttgttattttgttttttattgttttctttaTATTTTTGCTTTTCTTTTGTTTCGTTGTCGGTTTTTATTGGTTTTCTTGTCGGTTTTTTAGGTTTTTCAACACATGTCTATATTTTTCATTTATATTGTAACTTTCTTCATATATATTAGGAATTTTGTTACATTAATTTGAAAAAATTAGATAGATGATTAACATTTCTTAATATATGTTTTGCTGTCtactttttttcatacatgttGTACATTTTTCCTATACATATTTTTTTAAATGACATTTGTGAAATAAAATTTTATATTCTTTTTAAAAAAgctttgaacaatttttgaaattcacgTTAAAATTATTTTTAAAACAAATTGACAGATTGTTAATTTTTTTCTTAACTATGCAAAACTTTCTTCACATTGCACAAACATTGTTTAAACTTGTGAACATGTTTTGAATATAACGTATATTTCCTTTTTGAATTGCACTAACATTGTTTTAGAATATATaaacattttttcatacatatgaTTAACATTTTCTAATTTTTGTTCACATTGTATATTTTTCGCATACATAAAAACCCTTTTcccatacatgtttaacatttttcaaatgaaaGGTTTATATTGTTTTAGAATTTTATATAAAaactgtaatatatatatatataatatacaaagttaaaaataaataaataatggaaaAAATTGTGAATATAAAAGGAAGAATAAACTTTTGACCTCGAGAAAAAGGTTGTTTGAAAAACATGACGTCAACAAGCAAGCCGCAACTACTGGGCCTGCGCTATACGTGTTGCCCTGCAGGCGAGTTGTGGTAGGGCTCACTATGGGTGGCGCATAGCGCGCATAGTTCTCGCGCTGGCATGGGCTGGCAGCAATTCAGCTTTGATGTGACCCAAACAGGGATGATACCATCCTGAGTTTCCAGCGCAACAAGCAACTGATCCCATGTGGATCGTGGAGTTCTGCCTAAAAATATATCTGGGCCGTGGATTTTGtctcaaaaatgaaaaaaaaaggatCGTGGAGATGACGGTGGAGCACATAAACCAAGGTGTGGTTGGACACTTGTTTTGAATAACTTCACCCCATCAAAGTTATCATGGTGTTCATACGCACGCTATCAGATTTGCGATGagtaaattatcatgctatttatagGAAAGTTGCGAATATGTGCTTTCAATAACTTTTTTCTCTCGGGTGAAAATTACCATTGTGTTTGTGTGCAAATTATCACGTCTACAGtgtgtatattaccatgctatttacacataagTTACCGTGGTATATTTTTCAAACAACCTTTTTATCGAGGTCAAAAGTTATCCTGGTGTTTGTATGTGAGATATCAGTTATGTTGTGCGTAAATAACTGTGAGTTATTTACACAAAAAGTTACCTGGTTATATTTCAACATCTTTTTTGGGGTGGAAGTTACCATGGTGTTTTTAAGCAAGTTATCAGGTTTGCGGTGCGGAAATTTTCATGTTTATTACATAGAAATTACCAAGAATGTTTCAACAACTTTTTCCCCCAAGTCAATAAGGTACTAGGTATGTTTCGACAACTTTTTTGAGGAATACTAGAGATATCCAAAAATAACAAGAGGAATATGAAGAAATACAAAAACACTTGTTGTTCTCCATATACTATCCTTATGCTTATATTATGTTAGAATATATATATCATCCCTCATTTTGTGCAGTTATTCTTAATCGTTAATTTGTTTTTTATAATTTACATGTTGATCTTTCACGGTCATGTTTGTGCCCTCTAAAGGTCAGGTTCATATTTAGCTAGTGCTCATGTTGCTACTTGGATGGTTAGCTAGTGCTCATGTTGCTTCTTAGATGGTGGAAGATTATTGAATCCTTTAGTGTCCACAACATTGCTTTGCAAACCTCTAAGACACTAGGATTGATTGTGTTGCTTGGTTTTGTTATATGAGGAACTCTTATACTGAAACATTGTGGTGCTTTGCTAATTAATGGTGGTTCTTTGTACTTGTCAAGAAAATTTGAGGCTAACAATTGTTAGTTCATTGTTACTGAAGAACAAATGTGTGTGAACTCGTGTGAAAATGGTGGAACGGAAGATGCAATTGTGGGCCCCAACCACTAGTGCGTATCATAATCTATATCAGACAAGAGATGGCAGGCTAGTGGTCAAGCTTTGCTAGCCGCCGGCCACGCATTCCTCCGTTAATTGATTGGTACTAATGAATATCGACAAAATACCAATTAGAGGGATATGGAAGGGCGAGGGCTGTGGAGGCGCAACCAGGATCGGACCAGGCCAAACATGATAGACAATGTAATCTCTACtgtttagaaaaaaaatgtttctTTTCCTATCAAGTGAAGTGCTAGTCCAACCTTCCATCTTTTTTATAAGCATCATTCCTTAAAAATTGTCTTAATTGCCTTACTTTTTATTGACTTACAAAATAAATTTATGTTTTTCTGTAAGTCGATAAATGACTATAAAATCCTAAAATATATGTAGGCGATGTGGGTGTAGCGCTTcagtctaagagcatctccaaccgacGCGTCGCGCGGCGCGTTAAATAAGCTTACTGCACTGGAAATAGTAATTTTTCGCGCGTCACAGAGCACTGCCTCTAGTGGCTGTTGCGAAAATTGCGCGCGTGCCGCTTCAGCAGAAGCGCTAAAAATATAGCGCGCGATACACATACGTATGTAGAAACAAGATACTTCCAACATAGATAATTGATAGCATAGGTAgataaaaacaacacataaataGTTCAACAAGATAGTTCATCTACTCTTACTCCAACTACTActtgtcgtcgtcctcctcctcctccgactcggtgatgtcctcctccgacgtcgtaATGAAGGTGTCAATATACCGGTCATCGTTGGAGTCCCAGGTCGACGCTTCTCCAAGTTCGATGTTGAAGAGGGCGGCCGCCTTCAGCGTACGCCTGTCCTCgcaataggcggctcgctccgccctctccgccctcctttgcacgtAAAATTTACGCTCGTTGACGACGTCATGCGGGAAGCATTGGCGCCGCACCGCCATGGCCTCCTCGTCCATCTCAGCGATTCCGAGGCGGCACTCCCGCCTCCGATTATCGCGACGGTCCTCGTCGGTGACAAGCCGCGGGGGAGGCGCGACCTCCTGCGCCTGCTCCCGTGTCGCCACCTCATGGAAATTCATCTCCCTACGAGGCCGCCGGAGGTGCCACGCCGCTGAGTCGTACGGCGGGCGGCCTCGTGAGCGATGCCGAAaacgccgaggccgaggcgcatctcaccggaccggatctcggcggagaaggcgctgaaggggcgcgcgcggacaCCACGGTAGCACGAAGTTCCCCaacggcgcggcggcatggtggcgcggcggcggcgaggtgagaAAGAGTAGGGAAAGAGCGGCAAAGGGCGCGTGGCAAGGCGGAAAGCGGTGGAAGGATGCGTGGCGGGCGCTGGATTTATAAAACGCGCCGGACACCGCGCGCCCGGCCGCTTTTTCGCGCGCGCGATCTTTTTCCACGCccgctggagcgcgcgaaaccGCTCTGCGCGCGCTAAAACCCACGTTTACCCCGCGCGCGTGTATTTTACAGCCatcgttggagatgctctaacacacCTAGACGTTGAGTCAGATCCATAGTGTTCCCTCGTCACTGAACTACCTGCCTTATGCATCAATTAACAATAGATCCAAGTAATCATGCAAGATGAGCTCTGTTTTGACGTGCTCTGCTCTTGCTATTACCATGCGGCCATGTCTTGCCATATTATTTCATCATCACACTCCCATCACATATATCCCATGTTTGATTATTCCCAAatatattgtactccctctgtttttatttagtccgcataTTAGCTTTCATCAAAGTCAAGCTacgtaaactttgacaaagtttataaataaaaatattaacgTATACAATAACAACTCAATACCATTAAATTTATTATTGAATGcattttcacatcatatagatttctaATTGTAAATGTTTATAttcttttctataaacttggtcaaactttatgaagtttgacttcagtcaactctaatatgcagaggaaataaaaacggagggagtatcatagaGTTATAGGATTCATGTTGGATCCAGAGGAACAATAATCATATAATCATAGACATATAACAGTCCATTGATCTACCAATCTATGCATCGTGATTAAGCTAAACCGGCACCGCATGCGCAACCTTCTTTGGGCCTTCGTCAAGCTCGATGGCATCGCTAGCATGGGCGCCGTCGGCGGACTTCTTGAACGtgaaccaccgtgcgcaggccacgAAGTAGACGAGgttggcggcggcgatggcggcggtgaCGAGGTAGAACAAGTCAACCCTTCCCTCGTCCAGGTCCTGGGCCAGCCAGTCCGGCCGCCCGTCCCGTCTCCTGGTCACCCGGTGCACCAGTGCCACCATGAGCCCGCTGGCAAAGCTCGCCACCGCGACACCCAGGAAGAAGAGTGCCCCCGCCACGCTCTTCATGTTCTCTGGGAACTGCCTATAGTAGAACTCAGTCAGCCCGACGACCGTGAACGCCTCCGACAGCCCTACCAACAGCTGTTGTGGTACCAGCCAGAAGCATGACATCATGGCCGTCCGGCGCCGGCGATGCTCCACCGCTGCAGACACCAGCATCGTCACCACAGAGAGCACCAAGCCAATGCCGATCCGCTGGAGCTGTGTGATGCCGCCTTCACGCTTAGTGAAGCGGCGGAGCGCCGGCACGACCAGTCGGTCGTACACAGGGATCCAGATCGTGAGGGCCAACATTTGGAAGATGACGAAGGAGCCCTCAGGGATCTTGAAGCTGACGGAGTTGCTAATCCGGCGATCGGTCTGCTCCGCCTGGAACACGATGTAGGTGCCTAGCTGGGTGATCACCACGAAGTATACAATTCCCGATGACCATACCGGTAGGACGCGCGCTAGGCACTTCACCTCCTCCACCTGTTGCATCGTGCACAACCGCCACGGGTCTGCCAACGTCTTCCCGTCCGAGCTGACCACGTCCTCGGTGGTCTGCATGGCCGCCTTGTCGAGGCACGTGAACTGGTCAGTGTATGCCAGCTTGGCGACGAGCTTGCTCCTGTGCGGCGGGTCAAATAGCTCGACGGTGTTGGGAGCTTGTCGGAGGTGGCGCTTGCGGAAGGAAGCAACGAGGACCTGTGTGAAGCTCGTGAATGGGCTGCCCTCGGGGCTGATGCGGACGTAGAGGCGTGTGCCCATGAAGAAGACGGCGCATGACAGGCCCATGAGCACTGCCGGCACAGCGAGGCCCAACGCCCAGTTGACATCGCTCTGGAGATAGATGATGACACTGGCAGAGAGCATCATGGCGATGGTGTAGGTGAAGTAGTACCAGTTGAAGAAGCTAGTGATGCCACGACGTCCATCCGCGGTGTGTGGATCAAACTGGTCGGCCCCGAATGCCAAGTTGCACGGGCGGATACCGCCGGCACCCACGACGAGGAAGAAGAATGACACAAGGAGCACAACAAGCTGGGAGGGGATGGGGCCCTCACATTGGCCTTTGGAGATGCAGGCTGGAGGGTGGAGGGAGTGGAGTGCGGCAGTGAGGGTGAGCAGGACCATGCCGACGAAGGAGGCGATGGTGGCGGCCGCCAAGGTGGTGTAGCGGCCGACGTAGGTGTCGCTGATGAAGGCGCCCAGGATGGTGGCGAGGTTGCAGCTGCCGGTGAAGAAGTTGAGGAGGGTGGCGGCATTGACGCTCTTCATGTGGTACACCGTTGTCAGGTACACAAGCAAGTTCGATAGCGTCCCAATCGTGCCAAGCTTCTCAAAAGTCTCGTTCCCTGCAACAATCTCCCAAAAAAAATTCTCATTTAATTACTTTCCAGTCTCGTGGTTAATTAGTGATGAGTTATAATTCATCAAATTCATCCTAGGGATTACAATGCTAATGGAATGTGTATCAAAGAAGAGCCAATTGGTTGATAGAATGTCCTTCGGGTTACAATGCTAATCCATGGGTTTCTCAACCATTCCTACAATGACTACAGAGAACAAAAGACTTGGTTGTCCAACCTCTAGACACGAATGGCAAGGAGGCGGACCCAGAGCATCAAGGCCAGGGATCCTTACTACTGCAAACTTAAATTCACATAAACAATAAACAAGTCGCTAATTTACATGATATGCATGCTAGAATAACAAAGCCAGTGCCAGAAGTTGTCGATACTTGCATGGAATTAACCCAAACTTGCATTTTTCTTgtaccctggtactcctactagtggtTAGAATTTACAAATAGAATCATGTTTAGAAGTTTTAAAAGAATAGAAGAAACATCCTATAAGTATAGGTAGATGTACGTGCCTATAAATTTTAGTTAGGAACAAGTTTCTTTTGTATAGCcttaaaataaaataacttaatgaaATTCATAGGTACTATGGGGGTGTTTGGTTGAAGGCCTGGACACCCTGCCTGGAGAAACCTCATGCCTGGATCGAGCGTGGAATGTTGGAGAATTTTGCCTAGTGAGGCTAGCCTGATGCACATGTGTTTGGTTTGTGCCCTGAGCCTGGCGCTGCTTTGCCGTGCAATTAGTACATAAAGAAATCCACACCGATAAATCCTATGAAAAAAATAAACTAATACCAAGTAGTGCGGCAGGCTCACCCAGGCGCAAGACATGGGAGGCTAGGCTCAAGCTAACCACACTGCCAGGTGGTTGGCCAGGCCAATCCTTTTGTCAGGCTGTGCAGGCCAGGCTAGACTCATATGACTCAGGACATCAACCAAACATGATGCAGGCAGGTTTCACTATGTGAGAGAAAGAGGTGAGCTAAATATTAATGGTATAACATACTAGTATATCTAACTATTGTATGAATAGGCTATTAGATTGGCTAcaagtgatgtggcaacttcatatagccGGTTGTTGACTATACTATTATCTATGCTCTAAACCCTTGAAACTATCCAAATATTTTACACAAATATGAATAAAGTTGGTGGTGTAATGCGTAGAATCGCCATTATCAAGGTTCGTCCAGTGTAGCCTTTGTGGCAATTTGCCTTGTATGTAATacggtgtactccctccgttctaaaaaagATGGCATATTTTGATGGTCTAAATTCGTGCATTGGCCATCAATTAGTGAAATAACATGTTACTTATGTAACACATAATTGACACCATCAGATTCGTGCTCAAAGGCACTTTCACATGATTATGATTTTATAACCATTAAATAGATATGATATGACGGATttatggtcaaagcatgaattcGAAGAGTCAAGATATGTCCTCTTTATGAGAACGAAGGGAGTGGTAGCTATCGTCCATAGTTGAGTAAGCTAAGGTCCGTCGCTATTAGACCAAGGAACACTTACAGAGGCAGCTAGCTGGCATGACAGTTACTCACCTATGACGTAAGGCATGGCCTTCCATCCGCGGTAGTTGTGGACGGGCTCGCCATGGCCGGCATCAAGCGCCGATGAGTCAGTCGTCTTCTCTATGCTGATGCCATTCCCGTGATCCTGCTCCTCCTGCTGCGGCAGATCAGGGTTAGCGGCGTCCATCCCGCAGATGCAACAAGCAGCTAGACTGAAACTGGAGGTAGGTGGCAGCTTGTGCGAGTGTGGGCAGCTGCAGTAGTGCAGGAAGGAGAGGATAAGATACCGGCCGTATAAATAAGCTAGCCAAACTGCCAGACTACGGGATCTTTGCTTCCAAGATAGTACtagctctgtaaagaaatataagaacgtttataTCACTAGAATATAAGAGCGCTTAAATCAGTGTCAGAACATCAACATGAAGATGAAACCTTCAACATGGATTTTTTCCTT
This window harbors:
- the LOC119358714 gene encoding protein NRT1/ PTR FAMILY 2.11-like, producing the protein MDAANPDLPQQEEQDHGNGISIEKTTDSSALDAGHGEPVHNYRGWKAMPYVIGNETFEKLGTIGTLSNLLVYLTTVYHMKSVNAATLLNFFTGSCNLATILGAFISDTYVGRYTTLAAATIASFVGMVLLTLTAALHSLHPPACISKGQCEGPIPSQLVVLLVSFFFLVVGAGGIRPCNLAFGADQFDPHTADGRRGITSFFNWYYFTYTIAMMLSASVIIYLQSDVNWALGLAVPAVLMGLSCAVFFMGTRLYVRISPEGSPFTSFTQVLVASFRKRHLRQAPNTVELFDPPHRSKLVAKLAYTDQFTCLDKAAMQTTEDVVSSDGKTLADPWRLCTMQQVEEVKCLARVLPVWSSGIVYFVVITQLGTYIVFQAEQTDRRISNSVSFKIPEGSFVIFQMLALTIWIPVYDRLVVPALRRFTKREGGITQLQRIGIGLVLSVVTMLVSAAVEHRRRRTAMMSCFWLVPQQLLVGLSEAFTVVGLTEFYYRQFPENMKSVAGALFFLGVAVASFASGLMVALVHRVTRRRDGRPDWLAQDLDEGRVDLFYLVTAAIAAANLVYFVACARWFTFKKSADGAHASDAIELDEGPKKVAHAVPV